In Anopheles arabiensis isolate DONGOLA chromosome 2, AaraD3, whole genome shotgun sequence, the genomic window ACACGTACAACATTATTTAAGAAAGACATTGAAATTATCTTAAAGTAGTAACTAGCTAAAATACTATCGCACACAACAGGTGTATCACATTGGTAATGGGTACAGAACATTGAGCTTGACGATAGTTAACTCAGGACGCAATGAAACGTCTGTATTAAATAGATATATGTTGATAACAATTATCCgcgaatattttaataacaaaCAGTGATCACTATTAACTATTAACGCTATCAaaaccaaaagcaaaacattatATATTTAGTTGCATGCCTCCAATttcataaacaaataaaaacactttttagaTACCcgcgcaagaaaaaaaaaacaaaacacatcacgcacacacgttACTAACTCCCAATGAGCGAGTGTCCCCTCCCCTCCATTCCATAGCAATACCCATGCGGCCGTGTAGTAGTACAAAGCATCATGAACCCCAACCGCCCCACATTTGCAAGTGTGCAAGACTATTGTTGCATTCTGGTTGCAAACGGCAAGCCCCAAGTTACACACAACGGTCCTTACCTTGCTGCCACCGTCCACCTTCAACCGCCACGAGGGCCTTCGTTCGGCCGTGACACCGGTGGTGGTCGTTGTGGCCGGATCCGCCTTCCGCAGTGTTGGCGATGGCGGCACGGCGGCACCAGCACTCGCTGCACTATTGTCCGCAGGTGCGttcgtgctggtgctgttgctttcgccgccgccgccaccactgTTAGTAGTGCCACTGTTGCTGGCGGGGACCCGGGCCACCAGGTGGCTGTCCAGGTCGCCGTCCGCCACGGCCGCGATCGCGTACTTGTTTGCCTCGTGGCGCAGCTTCTCGGCCAGTGTTAGTGAGTTCGCGTTATCGATATCGAACAGTGAACGTTTAGtgtaggtggtggtggtggtggtggcggctgtGTTGTGGTTGGTATTAGAGGATGcactggtgttgttgttgttgctgttggaggtgttgttggtggtggtggtggtggtggtattaCTATCACTATTACTCACGACACCACCCGCTGCGCCGGACGACGTTCGGATGGTGGCCGAGGTCGCCACCATCGGCTCGctcgcggctgctggcacgtGGAACGTTGCCGTTACGGCAGGAACATCGCCAGCGCCGGTTCCATCCAGTGGATCGGCACTTTCTTTGGAGTTGCTcactgccgccgccgacgCCACCGCCCTCGGGCTGGGCGAGCTCTGCCGTACCGGGGCACTGATGGTATACGATACCGTCACCTTGCTgtcatcctcctcctcgtcgtccatGCCGGCCACACTGCGGCGGTGCCTTCGgtggcctcctcctcctccaccacctccgCCACCGTCGCCACCGTCGTCGAGTGACGATCCCGGTGCGGCTAGTGTGAAACTAGCCGAGACGGCAATTTCTTCCACCTTCGTcgacccaccaccaccgctgccgcCGGTCGCATCATGTGCTACGGACCCTTCCGTTACGTGATTGCtgccttgctgctgctggtcgccAGTGCTGCCGACCGCCGGCACACGATCGTTGGTAAATGAGGGTGATGCAGTGGATGATAATgaggatggtgatgatggcgtTGTCGtggttgttgtcgttgctgtcgCAGTCGCGGGTGCCATTGTGTCGTTCTGTTAATGTCAGAGGTTAATATAGGATCGGTTTAAAGATATGTACATTCATGATCATGAATCCAACGCACTAAATACTGCCTAAAATTGCTTGCCTTTCGATCGAAATGTGTTCTGTACTCAATTTTGGGTTTCAACCTAAACGAGAAACACCACAGCAAGATGCTTTATCATGAATGTGCAGGTGGGACGATCGTCTCAATGTTTCTATGCGTGCCATTCGAAAAGCGTTCCAAAGCGTGTTCAGTATGCCCCTCTGTGCTTCATATTTTTCGCAATCTTCAATCTTGCTTGCATGTACCCCCAAACGTTTCGAAATATTCGCCAAACACTCTTCTAgcgaaatgtaaaatattataataaaaaccTAACATAGCCTTTTTTGTTATAGATCccttttgtttaaatataaaacacCATGATTCTGGAATGATTGTTTTTTACCAATTAATCACCGTAACCAATATcattaataacaaaacaaaaaaagaaaacaacaaacagaagcgaacaaaatttaaaaattcgaACAAAAGCCTTCGCCAAACAATTTGTcacacaataataataataataataaaaaacaatacaactaTTGATGCTTTTGTTACAAAATATTACTTACCCACAGCACAATCGGTTTTAAGttaattcattttcaattcaaacccAAATGCAAACAATCTCAAGCATAAGCCCCTAAACAACTGACAACCCTCCCGGTGGTTGCGTGTTTTTCATTCCAATAAGCCTAACGGTACACGTCCGGGTGGCACTTAATGCACACCCGTTTTCTATTTCCACCCCCCAGATGGTGCTCCTGTTGCTCGATGCGCAACGCACGGCGCTTACGCATTACACTTACTTCGTTGCCCGTTCCGGTAGCGTTCTTCTTCTTGACCAGCTGCTCGGCACTCTTGATCTCGTCCAGCGTGACGCCCTGGGTCGAGCGGCGCGTCTCCCGGACGCGCTTGGCATGGGCCTTGCGTTGCGTTTCGCTCTCTTCGTCCCGCGTCGGTGGTACAAATGATCTGCAATAACGgtttaaaatgcaaacacaGATGTTAAATTATATGGAAGGTTTTGAACATACACGCGAAAACGACATTAGTTATTTACATCAAtctcgacaaaaaaaaaaaaaatgactaaggTTTTAATGAAAAAGCTCAGGCGAAGAAAATGATGGACGGGGTGTGTTGGTTTTCCAGATCGTGTGGAATGACAATATGTATGACTGTTTCTGTACGGTGTTAGGAAAGGTGTTATTTCAGGATCGCGAACTACAAGTGGAGCAAATCTTCACGCTGGCAAACGGGGGGTGTTATTCGTACATTCGGTACAGCACATGCGGGGACACAGAACCGTCATCGTTCTGAAAATTCGACAACATTCTAGGCAAATCAGTGAAAAACAACAGCAGAGTTAAACAagagacaaataaacatttgaTTGAACACCCCTCATCGAAGACTCTCTTGAAGTCACTATCATCAAACACACGCGTAATGCACACAATAATGCGGATTAGGACAACACTTGCAAAAAACAACGGAGCCACCATTCGCTCGCTTTGTGGACATTACTTGaaaaagtttttgaaaatatttcccGGCGACAGCTTGTTCGACGAGGGGCTGGTCGTCGTCACCGGCGTTGTTCCCGCGGGTGGCTGCTGTTCCAGCACCGCTGCTGGAGCCGGTGCTGCGGTGTACGATGGCATGATTAACTTCACTGCCGCCGGTTCCTCGAACGACGCCTCCTCTTGGGACGCTTCCGGCTTGCCCGGTCTGCCATCGTACCGTCCACCACCCCTCGGCTGTTCGGCTGGTTGCTGACGCcgttgctcctgctgctgctgctgctcctggaGCTGCTGTTGTCTCTTCTCGTTGAGTGAGGAGAGAAATTTATTGCGCTCATTATTGATCTTCGTCTTCTGCGCCTGCTCAATGTATTTGCGGTTGAGTTCGAACAGGCTGtggtttttgttcgtttcggGCCCGGTGGCCGGTGTTAGCGTGGTCTCGTGCGCCGTGTGATCGGCCGCCTCGGGTGCGGATGTGGTGGATGAGGTATGATCATTCGCAACCGTGCTATTCGTTGCCGAGGGTTTGCGCACCGTCTCCGGTTGATCCTCGTACCGCTTCCGGTAGCGATCACCGaacggtgtggtggtggtgctgctactGTTATCAGTGTTGTTGTTCATGGTCGTATTCTTGTGGCTGTTGAGGGTGATTGGTGTGGGTATGGAGCTGCAAGATTGGTGACCATGGTGTCGATACGCGCCCGTACACGGTGTGGTATGGGGGACGAGTTTTGAAAtggcaacatacacacacacacacgcgcgagtCGATACGAGTGAAGAGGATCATGAAAATAtttgtgaaataaaacattacaagATGGGAGCGTTCGCGCGATTTAATGAAGATACCATTGAGCTTCTTCAGCTCACCGAGACGACTACCTGATTGAAAGAGCCCAAAACCCACAACACCTGACACGACGGTCAAAACTAACATTCCCAACCAGCTCTCTTCCTTACCTCCTGATCTGTCCGGCAGTGGGCGTTGTCGTCGGCGTTCCGGACGGACTGGTCGGTGGCGAGACGGCACCGGAGCTTCCCGTGGTGCTGCCCGTTGTGTTGTTCGCTGCACCCGTACCGGTTGCTGCTGGAGGCACGAGGTTGGTGGTTGCGCCGGACGCCGGTCCGGTCGCCGATGACGGTGATGTGGTCGTGCTTCCCAGGACCAAAttgcttgttgttttcctacaaaacaaaaacgggtGAAACGGAGAATCATTAGTTCATCTCAATTGCGGTATGCCACGGCACGGAAAGCATGTGTTGAACAATACGGGTAAGCGGTAAGTGTAGGTAAGTAAAACATCAGTATCATTCCACAAAACCGAGAAGAAAACAGCATAACCAGGCTGGAGCAAATCTTACAAAGCAATGAATAATGGCGTGGTATAGATACAGGTGCTAACAGACATGAAGGGAGatagtgaaagagagagagagagagagagagagaggagttttcttgcttctttttttggtaaaaggaacaaaaaaaggcaaaatggAGTACAGAATAATTGCTCTTGTGTTACCTTAGTGTCCGATGATCCTTTAGTGAGGCGGACCGCTGCACCAGGTACGACGAAATGTTCGATGCAGGCGTCGTCGccgtagtagtagtggtagtactattgttattgttgttgttgttgctgctgttgttgttgttgttgttcgaggCGGTACTGGTTTTAGTGTTAATAGGCGTCGATGGTAGGATCGTGTGGGGGCATGAGTTAGCCTGTATTCGTGCTCGCAGCTCGGCATACCGCTGGTAGAACCTGCATAGGgccattgcacacacacacacacacacacacgagcgcgcaTCGTTTGCGGCCATGTTTAGCAAATGTGTTGGTCACGAGTACGTGTACGCGGAAAGGGAAGGATAGTGTGTGGTTACATGTTGCAAGTGTAATGACGTAGTATGTAGTATGTAGGCCGCGTCGTGTAGTGCAAATGTTGGATGATGTTGTGCAAAAAACAGTAACCGGCCATATATGCGGTAGTATTTTAGGGGTTTTGTGTTGTAGTTTGTAAGTATTCAACATCAGGAAAGGTGCCGTTGAAGAAGTATATGTCCATGATACACACAGGTAGTAGTGGTGTGCCGAGATAAGGTAGTGGGAGTTAATAAACAATTAGAAAACACAAGCCATTAATAAGAAGAATTAAACGGATTTTTTAACAACGTACAACAATTACGAAGAAACACATCCTTGTCCTGTGTGCATGATTCGATTGCGtttaatttcagttttaatcTTGTTTTATACATTATTGGGGCAATGAAACATGCAAAGCCGTTAATGagtttttaaactttaaacgtAAAATGCGAATATCAATATAACAATCTTTAACGCAAATAAATCTGTACGGTCCAATTACACGCGAGGAAAAAACCATATCAGCAAccaatatttaaacaaaataaaagaaaaaaataaagaaaaacacacgcacacggtacacaaacacatacacacagcaatAGAAGAGAAACCCCGAAACGGTTCCACAGAACGGCGCGCAATACTCACTTTTCGTCACTCTCGAAGCTCTGCGTTCTCCTCAGTATCACATCCGGTTCGGTtggtttattttccttttccgaAACTACTGGTTTCGTAGCGCGATGAGGCGGCCAGGGAAGGCAGGAAGGAATGAAAATTacaacaagaaagaaagagagtaaACACATATGCTTATTTAGAAAATTGctcaataacaaaaacaaaacacttcaaaGGCTCGAAATTAAAGCTAAtggatgttctttttttttttttgttgtgtgtagtGGGCTTTTTATAAAGATGAACCAAATCAACtagcagttttttttcatttggtAGATTTTTCAACTGTGCGAACAAAGATACCGAAAGATGGCAGTACTGGCGCAACGCAGTCGCGAATATTTGAACCttatttttcgaattttccATACTGTTAGCGTGAAGATGAGAGCAATGGGAAGCATACGGGGGTGGCCAATGCATCTTTCATGAAGGATACATTGCACCATCTACTTTTGCTTGTTGCAAATGAAGGTTTGAAATATGCTTGCGAATGCTTAGGACAATGATACACAAATGGCGACAAAaacggcagcatcagcagtaaCAGAACGAGGCGATTGATCGTACAGTGTGAAAATAGGCGCATAAGTACAGGAAGGTCGATGAGGTAGAGGTGCTTCGTCACAGGAGCACACCGTGAGCGACATGAAGGAGCTTGCGACGAAGCGATTATATGAGCGATTATGAGATATTGAACGTGAGCAAACAATACAGCACTGAAcaagaaacgaaacgaaatagcaaacaaaaagcagcACATGAACAGAACAGTAAGAAACAACAGAACAGAAGAACAGAACATTACGGTTGCGCTTGGACGTAAAAACGAGGTTAGCGTAGTCGACGACATCATCGGCCGGCGGTTGCTGTGCTTCCTCGTAGAACTGGCGCGGCACAGGCGTCGGTACGGCACGCGCACGGCGCCACGGTGCCGTTGGTGGGGCCGCTGGATTGTTAGCGATCGCTGGTGCAGCATTGTTCGACGGTACCGGCGGCTCCGTCACACGTGGCTTCGGCGCTACAATTTGTGTGGTCAGTGGAACCGGCGTCGGTCGCGAGATGATTGGAACGGGCCGTGGCAACAGTTCGTCTGTTCGTCGATGGTTAAAGCACAGCCAATACCACAGACATGCCACCATGTTGTGAGAAGCACATCGCAACGAACGATCACGTTGGTGTTCAAGATATCACGATACACAGGCAGCAGTGTGAGCACAAGTCGGTTAGAAGACGACACGTGTAAGAACATTGTGGAACGGCAGCAGAATAGTGCGTTGCAGGCCCAAAACAGCACACGTTGCAGTAACGTTGGTTAGTTGAATAGCATTAACAACAATCATACAGCACGCGGTAAAACGGTTCGAAAGCATCCTATGTGGATCGATTCATAAAAGTCTGTCTTTTGATGGTTCCAAAAGATTGCCAATTGCGATGAagtggaatgatttttttttttaaatcaactaATAACAATTATACAAATAAGGATCAATCCAAGCGCAAGGAATGCTTCAAGTAGTTCGGCGGACTTCACGGTCAAGATGATTACTATTTCAAGCAAAACtagtaaaatgaaaataaagcgTTAATTCTACACAAAATAGCACGTGCATTTTCAACATGCCTAGCAGCCAAACACACCTCACATTCATCACAGACCAGAAAAGCGTATGATCTGGGAATAGTGACACACGTCGCACGGTGCAATCTTATCCCTTTTGAGAGCTTTGATGAGCACTTAAAagcttatgttttttttttaattttactgcGTAATATAGTTTCTTATTGTACCGATATGTCGTACAGTCGCTCCAAATCGTTATTCCCACTAAACAATCCTTTTCGCAAACATCTTTTCGGATCTGTGAATCGTGTGCGGAATTGTAACGCATATGTAACGCATTGTAACATACGAAAGTCACAAGTAAACAAAACGACGGAAACCGAGCGAACCAAACCATACGTCGTCAATTAACCAACTCAAATCAAACGCCTCAAATTAAAGGTAATCAAACAGAGCGAGCACttgcatagaaaaaaaaacacaggccAGAGGTCAAACAAACTCCCTCCAACGCCAGTAGCGTGTTCTGTAGGGAGTATGCTGCACGACCGTTACAGAACGGCGAGCGAACATTTTTCtctttcacgcacacacacacacacaaacacatccggTTGGTGgaatccaacacacacacacacccgcgcaGCCACAATAAGGGCAGGGGGCGAAGGTTGTATTCCACCAGCGGAGTGGATGGTCCGCAGTTTGGCTGGCTGTACCTGTTTCGGACTCGGTCATACTACTATCGGCGGACGGATTCGAGGAGGAGTACGGTTCCGACGATACGCTGccattttcctcttcttcctcctcctcctcctcttcctcgctTTCGGCATCCTTTGTTTGGTTGATTTGTGCGGGTGAAGGAAGAACTTGCTGGTACGGCACGCTACCGATGGACGAATCGGTTACGTCCTCGCCTGGACGGCTCGCTTGCGCACTAACGTGCTCTTGCtgctcctcttcttcctctgcgtcttcctcctcttcttcctcttcctcttccacttcctcctcctctgcctcctcttcctcttccagCGCCTCGTCTACCGTATCATCCATCGtctcctcatcctcctcttcatctttttcatctgctgcttcttcttcttcttggtctCCTGCAACTTGCGGGGATTCCGGAAGCGCTTCGGCAACAGTTTCCccgccatcgtcgtcgtcgccgtagTCGACGGCGACGGATCCACCAGCTGGGTAGCATCCACACCCAAGGGTCCAGCGGGCGCGTGATTGTGGGAGGTTGTATTGAAGGGAATCATATTGACTTAACAAGATACACTTTTACATAGCGGAAACTCAATCGTGATACCGGCGAGATATGGATGTGCGAAAACGAAaggcgaaagaaaaagaacccccccccccaatacGGTCCCCCAACTGCCAACTCATGTGACTCTAATTTGGATTTCGTTGgtccaaaaaccaaaacacgaaGCGACACATAGCGCAAACAAAGGGAGCGGGTGATCCAACGGGGCACCGGGCCGGTATGATAAAAGCCAGCAGTGTTTTCTTTCGTGTCTCGAATAGCCTGTCCGTTCCAGATATCCAATTAGTCAATCGCCTTTGCCAACTCAATTGACCCCCATCGACAGTGGACAAAAACGAATGACCGCTTGGACACGGGGGGGAAATGAACGGGAATGCGGGATGGGACGCGCACGAAATCATGTGTGCAAGGGAAGGGGGTTGCGCCACCGAGGGGCACGCGGGATGTGTGGTTACACGGCGCGGCTGATCTGATCGCCCTATACACCTACCTTCCTTCTCCTTATTGCTGTCAATCGGTTTCACCTCGACCCGAATCACCTTGGTCGGCGTTTCCGTACTATTTTCGAAGTTGTCCGTAATCCTGCCACCATCACGCGGGTGCAATGTACcggaaaagaaacagaaaggCAAACATTAGGCCACAGGCGCAAAACGAGGTACGCGTTCGCAAACGCACGCTTATCCGAGAACCCCACCGTACCTATTTCCGTGACTAGGTGGTCTGCGCTTCGTGCGCTTCCCGTTCTTGCGGGCATCCTTCAGCAAAGGCACGATATCGTCCTGGGCAATGTCGATCGCCAGCTGGCCGCTGTAGTTCTGCACGTCGATGTCGGCGCTTGCGTTCAGCAGCATCTGTGTGGCTTCCTTCTGGCCCCAGTAGGCGGCCGCGTGCAGCGGCGTCCAGCCGTCCACGTCCTGCCGGTCGATGTCGCCCCGGCCctcgagcagcagcttcagcacgCCGATGTAGCCCTTGGCGGCGGCGACATGTATCGCGGTGGCGCCCGTCTTCGGGTGCGCCTTATCACAGTCCGGGCTGTCCGTGCGGAGCCACTTGGTCGCGTCGCTCAGCATGATGCGCTCCTCCGCCTGGCGCGCCTCCTCGCAGTCGATGCCCTGCTCGTCCAGGTGGTGCTGGATCAGGTCCTCCATCGCGTCCGAGTTGGCGAGATCGACCGCCAGCTCGCCATCGCTGTTGATCGACGCCAGGTCGGCACCGTTCTCTATCAGATAGCGTGCTATACTTAGAAAGCTGCAAGAAAGTAAGCAAACGTAGCGTTAgaattggatttttttggaTTTGTGTCTGTGGAACCGAACGACTAGTTCGATCGGTCTTCGTTTACCCGCATGATGCTGTGGCATGCAATGGTGTCCAGCCTTCGTTGTCCTTCCGGTTGACGTCGGCACCTTTCTGTACGAGAAACTCCACCATGTCCAGATTGTCATCGATGCACGCCTGAAACCAGGAAACCAGGAAGGTGGGAGAAAAATGGGAGAAATTATATTAGTTATGCGTGTTTATTGGCATTCAttgttgatgatttgttttgtctACTCTCTACCCAGtgtaaaaagaaacacacaagtGTCTACCAGGTCTTAAAAATCGCTGCTAAGAATAGAAGTGCTGTTCCGACTGTATCCACCAATTTCCAGCATCCCAACGATTCCCATTTACACTGCGAACATTAATTATATTTGGTgcagtgatgggtaaagttggcaaaaatccggagtcaactccgatccgactccgataatttTGGAACCGAATCCGGAAGGTAGTTCCggccagcattatccggagtcgtttgcaATTGTCCAGAATTTCGCGGAGTAGTCCGGAGGTgttcggagttggagtcgtctggagtcgttcggagtcggttggagtcgtccggaatcggtttGAGTTAGAGTTATCCGGAGTCTGCCTTTGAACGAAATGAAGTGCCTGACTACAAGCACATTGCACTGGACGGCTCCTGTTGATTCCGATCGACTccaattccggacgactccgattcccAACGACTCCgtttccgaacgactccaggtGACTCCATGCGACTACGGACGTTTCCGGACgtttccgaatgactccgaacggctccgactccgggcggaactagtggtttGGGTTTTTACCGGAGTCGgtatcggactaacaatagcccaagccggatcggagtcgtgggtatGCTCtgaagagcacatcactagtttggTGCATTACATTGAACACTCAAAGCTTCTGGCAACAGACAAAATGTACCAATCGAATGGTCCTCTACCTCTCTCCCTAGACGCCTGCAGCCACTTTGTTGCCCAACTGTTATACACAGGATGTTGATGGACGTTTTCCAACCGGTTACGGCGAACCAGGGCGCGCCGTCAAGGTTAATTGTAATTTCGTGTGgagaaattatgaaatttcCATGTCGTCTAAAACCGTATCCCCTAGGACCTAAGCGTGACGCAGATTAAAGTGGAAAGGGAGAGGAAAGAGGTGCCTACTGTCGAAATATACAAACTTTTTACTGCCCTCACATTCAACCGCatcaccacccacccacctgGGTGGAGATTTGCCGGCAGCTGCTGTCGATCAGTACAAAATGAtcttgaacacacacacacgcgtgtgaTGTTTGCCCCGCTGTTCTCTAATCGCATAAACGGGCGCAAAATGGTTCGTGCTTAAATTCACTATCGGGAAGCGAAAATCAAGCCCTGCatgcgagggggggggggagagtagATGCTGCTGTAAGAGTTGCTGTTGTGGCGGCAGGGCCGACGACTCCAcgaaacgagagagagagacgaggGCTAAAATAGACAGGATCGAAGCCGTTGAAGCCAGCACCATGCGCACGCGCCACCGGCGGAACGACCGACGTTGCTTttattccttttattttttcctccccaaacTCAACAGAAAACCTTGGAAATTCTCTCTCTGACGTCAATCGGTCGGTGCGCGGCCGGTGCGCGACAGTGGTCGCCAGACACACGGCCACGGGAAACACCATTATTATTGCGACTGTGTTGCGGTGGACCGTATGGATGGCCTTTTGCACCGTGCGGAGTATTTCGCTGGCAAACTACATAGGGGAGACACAATTCTTGGGCATTAAAAAAACGCGTCCCAGAAGGAAGCTTATCTAGAAAAAGGGTTTGCTACTCTAGCGGAAGTAGCTTTTCAACCGAAACCACGTTCGTATAGTTTCcattttttaatacaattatAACTAACACTTTATATTCTTGGCGCGCCGAAAAATAAATACAGCCCTGGCGAGAGATCAAGCGTATTATAGTGTTGTATCCGATCGTTAAATTTTAAAGCGGATTTTCATCAATCCAGCTCCCGCGGGAGTCTCGGATCTGATCTGTGCAGCGATgtaaaaaatgggaaaagaacaaatcaaaacacgcACTTGCAGCGGTGATCGCGGTCTATAACTGCTGTCTCTCTTCTCTTTCGAAAAACAtagcagccagccagcacgCGTTCAATAAAAATGCTCATTTGATCGCAGTTGTTAACGACGCTTTTTCGGACACGTTTTAATTGCCCCATAAGGTGCTGGCAAGGACAACCGGAGAATGCTCCCTCAAGCTGTGCGCGAGAGGCAGGGAGCGAAGAGATGGatgcaaaaaaatacgcacacatacacacacactcacacagaaacTGCACGAGAAGGTTGCTACTTTCGGCGCATAACACGTTTTGACGTACGGCATGGGAGATAGATACCGCTTGCGACaggttgttattattgttacgATAAATATAAATGTTTATGTTGAGAAAGGTTGCGATCATTCAAAAGCTGTGGAAGTAAAGTGCCAATCAAGAGTGATATTACTTCTataaatatatgtatttaGTACGCAGAACTCGTTCCAATCGCCATACAAAAATGCGGAGAAGAAtcgaattaaaaacaaaattgcaaaaaaacactcctACACTTGTTGCACCTCTTTCGTCAGTCCACACATGCCGATTAAACGCCGATTGCAATGTGCAGCACGTTTCAGTGGTCTCACAAACGATGCACGGTCGTTTGCTGAATGAATACGGCACGTTCAATTCCCACGGGGAAAGCGCCATGCTGCCAAACGGATACATGTCGCCCCCCCTTCCCGAGAGCAAAACCCGcgtgcctctctctctctctctctgtggtgGGAATTCGGGAGGGCTTCACCACCATCGTACGCAATCAGTCGAGTTGGTGTGTGCAATTCTAGCGTTTATGcgccacacacaaacccacaagTCATCATCTCGTGCCAACTGGAGCAGGTGTTGCTTAAAGATTTAATTTGCCCCaccggtggtgatggtggtgcaagGGCACTCTTTGGGTTGGATATTTCGCTTCGGAGCGAAGGCCAACGCTTCAAGAGACACGTTGGGGTTGGGTGAGATGatggacatttttttttatcgtgctCCCCAGAGGGGCC contains:
- the LOC120896407 gene encoding protein phosphatase 1 regulatory subunit 12A isoform X8, encoding MSLDNRNTSAQYKRAEQLKRWEESEMNKKLSGAPKSPSSRRIKFSSGCIFLAACVAGDKEEVEWLLKNGADIDTANVDGLTALHQACIDDNLDMVEFLVQKGADVNRKDNEGWTPLHATASCGFLSIARYLIENGADLASINSDGELAVDLANSDAMEDLIQHHLDEQGIDCEEARQAEERIMLSDATKWLRTDSPDCDKAHPKTGATAIHVAAAKGYIGVLKLLLEGRGDIDRQDVDGWTPLHAAAYWGQKEATQMLLNASADIDVQNYSGQLAIDIAQDDIVPLLKDARKNGKRTKRRPPSHGNRITDNFENSTETPTKVIRVEVKPIDSNKEKEDELLPRPVPIISRPTPVPLTTQIVAPKPRVTEPPVPSNNAAPAIANNPAAPPTAPWRRARAVPTPVPRQFYEEAQQPPADDVVDYANLVFTSKRNLVSEKENKPTEPDVILRRTQSFESDEKFYQRYAELRARIQANSCPHTILPSTPINTKTSTASNNNNNNSSNNNNNNNSTTTTTTATTPASNISSYLVQRSASLKDHRTLRKTTSNLVLGSTTTSPSSATGPASGATTNLVPPAATGTGAANNTTGSTTGSSGAVSPPTSPSGTPTTTPTAGQIRRSFVPPTRDEESETQRKAHAKRVRETRRSTQGVTLDEIKSAEQLVKKKNATGTGNENDTMAPATATATTTTTTTPSSPSSLSSTASPSFTNDRVPAVGSTGDQQQQGSNHVTEGSVAHDATGGSGGGGSTKVEEIAVSASFTLAAPGSSLDDGGDGGGGGGGGGGHRRHRRSVAGMDDEEEDDSKVTVSYTISAPVRQSSPSPRAVASAAAVSNSKESADPLDGTGAGDVPAVTATFHVPAAASEPMVATSATIRTSSGAAGGVVSNSDSNTTTTTTTNNTSNSNNNNTSASSNTNHNTAATTTTTTYTKRSLFDIDNANSLTLAEKLRHEANKYAIAAVADGDLDSHLVARVPASNSGTTNSGGGGGESNSTSTNAPADNSAASAGAAVPPSPTLRKADPATTTTTGVTAERRPSWRLKVDGGSKFKLEDASTPNAATQSSSVASGGSVYEPSGPANQAPEHGLTTTKLTSSSALAQRRAQQQNGDSSSTATTGTTSSSVASSRPLSAPASGLAAGEQYNRVPGSAASAAGEQQQTGAAATDPNSPLHHLRRPPKSAGEENKENDKENDSRSTAQATQAVIQRRRRQKRRSTGVVSVGMEDLDPDRQDSPVDGDEKETGSERGRSRVGSTASELDTANQPQDSTRENGGDCIDYKALYEQEKADNDKLKMALRKKDEEVVTLKAALDRFTTATTKNNSLSELEKRERRAMERKMSEMEEELKLLQKYKTENERLRAENRALTRVVSKLTTSAQNQIHASKQ
- the LOC120896407 gene encoding protein phosphatase 1 regulatory subunit 12A isoform X14 translates to MSLDNRNTSAQYKRAEQLKRWEESEMNKKLSGAPKSPSSRRIKFSSGCIFLAACVAGDKEEVEWLLKNGADIDTANVDGLTALHQACIDDNLDMVEFLVQKGADVNRKDNEGWTPLHATASCGFLSIARYLIENGADLASINSDGELAVDLANSDAMEDLIQHHLDEQGIDCEEARQAEERIMLSDATKWLRTDSPDCDKAHPKTGATAIHVAAAKGYIGVLKLLLEGRGDIDRQDVDGWTPLHAAAYWGQKEATQMLLNASADIDVQNYSGQLAIDIAQDDIVPLLKDARKNGKRTKRRPPSHGNRITDNFENSTETPTKVIRVEVKPIDSNKEKEVSEKENKPTEPDVILRRTQSFESDEKKTTSNLVLGSTTTSPSSATGPASGATTNLVPPAATGTGAANNTTGSTTGSSGAVSPPTSPSGTPTTTPTAGQIRRSFVPPTRDEESETQRKAHAKRVRETRRSTQGVTLDEIKSAEQLVKKKNATGTGNENDTMAPATATATTTTTTTPSSPSSLSSTASPSFTNDRVPAVGSTGDQQQQGSNHVTEGSVAHDATGGSGGGGSTKVEEIAVSASFTLAAPGSSLDDGGDGGGGGGGGGGHRRHRRSVAGMDDEEEDDSKVTVSYTISAPVRQSSPSPRAVASAAAVSNSKESADPLDGTGAGDVPAVTATFHVPAAASEPMVATSATIRTSSGAAGGVVSNSDSNTTTTTTTNNTSNSNNNNTSASSNTNHNTAATTTTTTYTKRSLFDIDNANSLTLAEKLRHEANKYAIAAVADGDLDSHLVARVPASNSGTTNSGGGGGESNSTSTNAPADNSAASAGAAVPPSPTLRKADPATTTTTGVTAERRPSWRLKVDGGSKFKLEDASTPNAATQSSSVASGGSVYEPSGPANQAPEHGLTTTKLTSSSALAQRRAQQQNGDSSSTATTGTTSSSVASSRPLSAPASGLAAGEQYNRVPGSAASAAGEQQQTGAAATDPNSPLHHLRRPPKSAGEENKENDKENDSRSTAQATQAVIQRRRRQKRRSTGVVSVGMEDLDPDRQDSPVDGDEKETGSERGRSRVGSTASELDTANQPQDSTRENGGDCIDYKALYEQEKADNDKLKMALRKKDEEVVTLKAALDRFTTATTKNNSLSELEKRERRAMERKMSEMEEELKLLQKYKTENERLRAENRALTRVVSKLTTSAQNQIHASKQ